Below is a genomic region from Brassica rapa cultivar Chiifu-401-42 chromosome A08, CAAS_Brap_v3.01, whole genome shotgun sequence.
ATGCTGTTCAAAAGGTCACGTTGATACCAAGAGGACAAGCGAGAGGTCTGACTTGGTTCATTCCCTCTGATGATCCAACTCTAATCTCAAAACAGCAACTGTTTGCAAGAATTGTTGGTGGACTCGGTGGTAGAGCTGCTGAAGAAGTCATCTTTGGTGAGCCTGAGGTGACGACTGGCGCGGTTGGTGACTTGCAACAGATCACCGGTTTGGCTAAGCAGGTCCTAGTTTCACTTTCTGTTCTGTTAGCCTAGACTAGTTCATGATGTTGATGCTTATATATTTTGCAGATGGTGACAACATTTGGGATGTCCGAAATTGGACCATGGTCGCTAATGGACTCATCAGCTCAAAGCGATGTGATCATGAGGATGATGGCTAGAAACTCAATGTCTGAGAAGCTTGCAAATGACATTGATTCAGCGGTGAAGACACTATCAGACAGGGCATACGAGATAGCTTTGGGACACATAAGGAACAACCGTGAAGCCATGGACAAGATTGTTGAAGTACTTATCGAGAAAGAGACTATGTCAGGCGATGAGTTCCGAGCAATCCTCTCAGAATTTACAGAAATTCCTCCTGAGAACCGTGTGGCTTCTTCCTCAACATCAACAACACCAACACCAGCTCCTGTTTGAGTAAAAGAGACCATTGAATGAATCTCTTCTTGTGTATATCCTAAAGATACTACTTCCCATTCTCTGTGACAAGTATGTCTCGTTGGAGTATAATAGACAAActcagttatatatatatagaaggaAAGTTTTTACAGAACAACAGAAACTACACAAGAGAGGCAAAGAAAAaggtataattaaaaaaattctcaacAATGGTGTCCACGCAAGTTATCCAGTCTCtgcataacatttttttttcacagTTCCAATAAACAGCTGAATCCAAATTCATAATTTCTCAAGATCATTCAATTACAATAAAAATAGTggcaatataaaaatatattttaaaaaaaaaagcaaagatCAGGAAATGGTTTTGCTTGTTACTTCAACATCCTGCAAAGATGATAACAAACAAAGCTTCACATcaccattttatttttcttgcagAAACAGAACTGGAATTGAGAGATCATAAAAGAACAAAACCTGGTTTCAAAATCAAAGGGCTTCATCAAGTTCACGCATAGAGAAGTTCGAAGCCTCTGATGCTTCAGCTAGAGATTCAAGCATGCTTGTCACTTCCATAGTATCGTCCAAATAATATTTAGCCTTGCTTGGCTTTTGCCCAACCGTGCATGCAAAGACGAGAGCATTGTCGCAGAGCAATCTTTTCGACATGGCATTACCAATCGCTTCAAACATGTCCTCGTCTGATCTGTCATCTCCAATACACAGCACGAAATCGACTGGTTTTCCCTTGTCATCCATTGATGAAAATATCTTCTCTGCCACTGATCCTTTGCTCACTCCCTATATAAAACACCAATTGAGAAACTAGACCATAACATTAACGCTTGAAATCAAGCAGAAGAAAAATCACTTTACCTGAGGCTTGACTTCTACGATGTAGTGGCCGCTTTTGACTGCAACAGGCTCATTAGCTAGAACACTCTCTAAATGCTCCAACATCTCCTTTGCTTGTAAAGAACCAAAGCCAGAATCCGCATCCCTATATTGCCAAACTAGAGCACTGTCTTTAATTTCGATGGACGAGCCATCCGTAGCTTCAGTGTACTGTTTCATTACAGGTTCCACGATCTGCATCCAACCAAAGTCACAGCTCTGACCACATGTTTCCCATTCTTTGTTCCCCGGCCACCTATGTATAGAAGACATCTTAATAACACTCAAGGAGAAGAATTTAAACtacttcaaaattaaaaaaaaaaaacaagagaaggATTGTACTTTAAGAAGTATCCATGCTCAGCTGCAATCCCAATGTTTTCGCAAGGAGAGAACCAATTGCCTAAGCTTTCCCTTCCTCTTCCGCTGACAATAAAAATCGAATTCTTCTTGTCCTCACAAAGCTCATTCAAGAATTTAAGAACTTCCTGACTTGGAGCTTTATTGATGGAGTTCTGAGGCATCAAAGTGCCATCATAATCCAACAGTATCGCTCTGCTTTTCGCCCTTTTGTAGTCCGACACAATGCACGGTATCGAAAGCTTTCTAAAGTTAGGATCGAGTGCCACAACTCTGAAACCGAAACTAATCCCCATTCCCCAACACCTCTTCTTGAAATGGTCCACGCATATCCTCTCCAGGTCTTGCAGGAAACTCCTCGACCAAAAGGCAACATCGTGAGTACTAACGTACCGGAAGTGTTTCTCATGTCTGAGTTGTTTCTCAGGATCACGCATCGAGAGTGCCTCGTTCAGAGCTTCTCCGGTCGCTTCCACGTTCCATGGGTTTACCCTTATAGCACCACTAAGCGAAGGAGAACATCCAATAAACTCAGACGCAACCAACATGCTCTTCTTTGGACCATTAAAATCTGATTCAGACCCGAGCAGACCCTGTCTGCACACTATATACTCATAGGGCGTAAGGTTCATACCATCTCTAACCGCTGTAACGACTACACACTCAGCAATATGGTAATAAGCAATGATCTCATTTACTGACACCGGAGTATCAATATACACGATAGGCTGATAACCAGGCTTCCCAAAACTTTCGTTGATCCTCTTGCAGCTTCCTTCAATCTCACCGCGTATCTCGTCTATATCAATACCTTTACCCCTAGCGGGATTCACAATCTGAACCAAAACAGCCCTTCCCCTCCAATTAGAGTGCTGATTAAGCATTTGCTCCATCGCTAAAAGCTTCAAGTTTATACCTTTGAATATATCCATGTCATCAATACCAAGCAACACTGTCTTGCCTTCGTAACGCTTTCTAAGCTCCATCACCTTCCCTTCCTCCTCAGAATATCTCATAACCGACTGAATCCGACCCATGTTGATCCCCACTGGCATGATCTTTATACCCACAGTCCTACCGTAATACTCCAGACCAATGTATCCCCTCTTGGACTGATACTCAAGACCCAACATCCGACTGCAGCAAGTTAGGAAGTGACGAGCGTAGTCAAACGTGTGGAAGCCAATAAGGTCACTGTTCAGCAGCGCCTTGAGAATCTCTTCACGAACAGGGAGAGACCTGTATATCTCAGACGAAGGAAACGGACTATGGAGGAAAAACCCCATCCTAATCCTGTTAAACCGTCTTCTCAGGAAAGTAGGCAACACCATCAAATGGTAGTCATGAATCCACACATAATCATCATCAGGGTTTATAACCTCAATAACCTTCTGAAAAAAGAGCTTGTTCGTCGCCACGTAAGCCTCCCAAAGCGACCTATCAAACCTCGTCCCATGATCAGCCGTAAAAGGAA
It encodes:
- the LOC103836479 gene encoding probable alpha,alpha-trehalose-phosphate synthase [UDP-forming] 7 yields the protein MISRSYTNLLDLASGNFPVMGREPRRRLPRVMTVPGNVSEFDDDQAYSVSSDNPSSVSSDRMIIVANRLPLKAERRNGSWSFTWDQDALYLQLKDGLPEDMEVLYVGSLSVDVESYEQDDVAQILLDKFKCVPTFLPPDLQSKFYDGFCKRQLWPLFHYMLPFTADHGTRFDRSLWEAYVATNKLFFQKVIEVINPDDDYVWIHDYHLMVLPTFLRRRFNRIRMGFFLHSPFPSSEIYRSLPVREEILKALLNSDLIGFHTFDYARHFLTCCSRMLGLEYQSKRGYIGLEYYGRTVGIKIMPVGINMGRIQSVMRYSEEEGKVMELRKRYEGKTVLLGIDDMDIFKGINLKLLAMEQMLNQHSNWRGRAVLVQIVNPARGKGIDIDEIRGEIEGSCKRINESFGKPGYQPIVYIDTPVSVNEIIAYYHIAECVVVTAVRDGMNLTPYEYIVCRQGLLGSESDFNGPKKSMLVASEFIGCSPSLSGAIRVNPWNVEATGEALNEALSMRDPEKQLRHEKHFRYVSTHDVAFWSRSFLQDLERICVDHFKKRCWGMGISFGFRVVALDPNFRKLSIPCIVSDYKRAKSRAILLDYDGTLMPQNSINKAPSQEVLKFLNELCEDKKNSIFIVSGRGRESLGNWFSPCENIGIAAEHGYFLKWPGNKEWETCGQSCDFGWMQIVEPVMKQYTEATDGSSIEIKDSALVWQYRDADSGFGSLQAKEMLEHLESVLANEPVAVKSGHYIVEVKPQGVSKGSVAEKIFSSMDDKGKPVDFVLCIGDDRSDEDMFEAIGNAMSKRLLCDNALVFACTVGQKPSKAKYYLDDTMEVTSMLESLAEASEASNFSMRELDEAL